The genomic stretch cgcgccgccgccgcacCGGCACGGCTGGGCAGGCACGGGGCGGGGGGCAGCCGGGGCAGCGCGGGGATGTGGCACCGGGGCGGTGCTGCCCGGGCCGCGcggggggcagggccgggctgcCGCCCCCCGGGGTGCCGCCACGGGGCTCGTCGCGGCACTGCCCGTGCGGACCCGCTCCCCCCGCCCGCCGCTGCCCTTTGTTTCTCCCCCCCGCTCCGGCCCGGCCGTGCGGGAGCCCCCGGCCGTGCTGGCGCCGCGCTCCCCCCGCCGGGCTGGCCCCCGGAGCAGCCGCTCTGCACACCCAGGCAGGGAGCGCCCGCTGCCCGGGCCTCGCTGCCCCGCAGGCGCTGAAACGCTGTCCTGGAGCGGCTGCGGGCTGGCACCTCAGAGGGGCACTGAGGACttgcctcctccctgcctgcgCACCTTGGCAGCCCCACTGAAGGCACCTGCCTTCCTGGTGCCCGTGTGGTCTTGCCCAAGCACTCCCTCTGCTCTGTCTGTGGCTGGTGATGGAACAACCATTTCTCCCAGCATTTGCTTCTGAGGAGCCTCACCAAGGTCCTCGACCCATTGTCACCCTACTGTGTGCTGCCACCACAGAGACACTGCCATGTTCAGCTCATGCCACTCCAGCACACCCACGGAGGGTGGGGTGATGGCAGGAAGTTTTGCTCATAACATGTTTGTACCTCTGAGgtcccagcccagggctcagCTGGTGGCACCTGACCTATTTTAGGCCCTTTCCCTCCATGCTCACCTGCCATGGTGACATGTGGGAGCTGGGGCCATGCTGTGCCCCACTGCTGAATGAACTTGGCACTGAGTTCCAGTATCCACACATTTCTCCCCACCTTTGCAGAGCTGGGGTATCACCCAGAGTGCCTCGGTCCCTTGGCTTACACCTGAATGGGAAATACATTGTCCATCTCTCCAGGATCGAGATGCAGActggcacacctgggacagagcacagcagccaaCTTTCCTCTTTTCTCATTGGAGCAACTTGCCACGCACGTTTCTGCCACGTTCCCAAAATAAAACTAGTGGTTTATTTATACCCCCCCAGGGGCGGGCAGGGCGTGTGCAGAGCAGGAACACCCCGTGTCTTCCCAAAGCTGTTGTCTGAGACCCAGTGAGCAACCTGGGGAGATGTTTAGGGCTGTTCCAAGCAGAAGAACTGTATCCTGGGCACTGACTGTCACCAGCTGCCCTCCTTCTGCTGAAGTGCCCCCTCTTAGGCTGAGCGGGGAGAGCCAGAGCCTTCGGGACATGTCCCAGCTTGGTTTCCCCTTGTGAGCCCCTGGTCCAtgagcacatggcacagcacACGCCGATGGGACACTGGTGTTCCGGGGCTGTACTGCTTGGGCAGCGATGCCCAGATAGCTCTGTGCACCCCGAGGCATGTCCACATCCCGCTGTCCCAGTGGGGCCCCGCAGTGATCCACCTGCAGCCATGTGCTtactggagcagggaggagcagggcagtggtggCGGGATGCCCTCAGACGCACTTCCCATCTGCTGTATCACCTCCGCCCGTGCCATGGCCAGCGCCCGCAGGAAGGGCCTTCTCCAGCCCTTCTCTTCCGGCAGAGGAACAGGGAAATGGCATCGTGGCCACTGCCTCCCGCTCCCGCCCGGATGTGCGGCACAGCGGGCAGCGTGGCCGGCCCTGCCGCCGCAGGGCTTTGTCTGCGGGCTGCAGCGGGGAGCTCGGGCGGCCGCGGCCACCCCACCGCGGGGTTCACCCTCAGCCCCCCGCCCCGCGATCGGGctcacccccagcccagccccgctcccagTGCGCGCCGGGGCTGTACGGCCGGTCGGGCCGGTAGCCGCGGAACCGCCCGGCACTGCGGGCTCCCTCTGCAGGCCCCGGTGCCCGCGCACGGATCGCATGGTGCCCCACGGGAACGGCCCGGTGCCCCCGCGGCCGGCGGGAATGCGCATCCCGGCTCCCGCCATGGCCGCTTCCCGCACCGCGGTGATGCCGAAGGGAGCGCGGCCCCGCACCGGGGGCTCCTGCTCGCTCCCCCGGAGGGAGATGAGGGCGTCACGGCCGGCAGGCAGGGAGCCCCAGACCCCATCGTGGAGGGAGCTGTAGCCCACGCGGGTCCCGCGGGAGCCGTGGGCAGGATGGGCTGGTTGCGAGTTGCCTCCGGCCGCGGATGTTCGCCGGGGCGGGGCCTGGGGGGAGCGCGGACCCCGGGGGCAGCACCGGGATCCTGCACAAAGGGCCGGGGGCGGTGGCTGGAAGCCGTGGCCGTGGGGCTGGATGACGGCCGGGAGCGTGGGCGAAAGGGTTAAGGAGTCGCGGCGGGCAGGGGGAGGGCTGGCCCGGccaagggagaggaaggaagcagaggaggagaggagcgGAGAGCATCCTGCCCGAAGGGTTTGCCGGGGGCCCCCTTTCCCCCAGGAAGCGGCTTGCGTGTCTTGAAACCGCAGGGATGGAGCGGCGGGAGCAGGGGCGACGGGTGGGGCTCAGCCCGGCTCCGTGCCCGCAGGCGCGGCTGCAGCGGCCCGGTGTCTCTGGCGCcggggctgctcctcctgccgGGGTGACCTCTGCTTCCCAGGTCCCTCACCTCGCAGTCCCCCTGCCCTGTTCCATGGTCCCCCGAAACCTTGCGGGGGCAGCCCAGGGCATACAAGGGCGGTGGGTGCGGGCAGGACCGCTGCCATGagctgcaggggacaggagccatCACTGCTGAGCAAATCTGCCCGGCGCAGAAGAGCTACCACTGCACTGTCACCTGGAGGCcagtccctgcagcagccatgTGCAGCATGGGGATAATCCCGAGGGGCCGAGGCCCAGGGTGCCCGTCtgggtgctgcagctgctctcgGAGTCCACCCTGCTTCCCCAGCCCTAAGGTTGCCCCCCATTCCCAGCTTAGGGGGTCcgccccagccctgggaaacGAGGCTGAGCTCACGCTGGACTTTGATCCATCCTCCCAAGGTAAAGCCAGGTTCACCAGGCTCGAGTGCCCTTGGGGTGCCCTCCCCACACTGGTCCTGTCACCCGGAAGGATACAAACGGGACGCACACTgggacacagcacagctctgccgCCCAATCCCCCGCCCTGTCCCACTCCCAGCCCATGCGGGTGAtggagagcagagccaggatACATCCCCATGCCGCAGACCAGTTTTTCCCAGTCGCGTTTGTCATCCTTCCAACAAAGTCCCGTGCCTGTCCTGCCGCCACGGCCACTGTCACCAGCCTAAATGCGGGCGGTGTGCGGCGGGGGAGCTGCTCGCCCTCTCCGTTCTGCCCGCCCCGCGCAGCTGCTCCCgccggccgggagatggggctgaCAGTCCGCGGCTTCCCGCAGCACCGGCGGCTCTgcccggcgggcggggggctACGGGCGGGGGATCCGCAGCACGGGACCACCGCCCTCGCTGGCACCCCCAGCGTGGCCTGTCCGGCTGGGACTGGGGGTCCGCAATGGCGCTGGAGCCtcggctctgctgctgtggggagagagGGGGTGCATGAGGAGAGATGCACAGGgatgtgtctgtctgtgtgtgtgtctgtctgtgtgtgtgtctgtctgtgtgtgtgtctgtgtgtgt from Poecile atricapillus isolate bPoeAtr1 chromosome 13, bPoeAtr1.hap1, whole genome shotgun sequence encodes the following:
- the LOC131584225 gene encoding collagen alpha-1(I) chain-like, encoding MAVSPSPAAEPRLQRHCGPPVPAGQATLGVPARAVVPCCGSPARSPPPAGQSRRCCGKPRTVSPISRPAGAAARGGQNGEGEQLPRRTPPAFRLVTVAVAAGQARDFVGRMTNATGKNCSWQRSCPHPPPLYALGCPRKVSGDHGTGQGDCEVRDLGSRGHPGRRSSPGARDTGPLQPRLRARSRAEPHPSPLLPPLHPCGFKTRCSPLLSSSASFLSLGRASPPPARRDSLTLSPTLPAVIQPHGHGFQPPPPALCAGSRCCPRGPRSPQAPPRRTSAAGGNSQPAHPAHGSRGTRVGYSSLHDGVWGSLPAGRDALISLRGSEQEPPVRGRAPFGITAVREAAMAGAGMRIPAGRGGTGPFPWGTMRSVRGHRGLQREPAVPGGSAATGPTGRTAPARTGSGAGLGVSPIAGRGAEGEPRGGVAAAARAPRCSPQTKPCGGRAGHAARCAAHPGGSGRQWPRCHFPVPLPEEKGWRRPFLRALAMARAEVIQQMGRQRFSACGAARPGQRALPAWVCRAAAPGASPAGGARRQHGRGLPHGRAGAGGRNKGQRRAGGAGPHGQCRDEPRGGTPGGGSPALPPARPGQHRPGATSPRCPGCPPPRACPAVPVRRRRGAAPGPVRLAAETPARIGGSDGAAARRRPVAGGGGGGPSRRNGRARGRCAPLGGGRAGGSAAVRERRSPARTARPRAPGAAPRRARLGKARTALHGSPAEGDGPARRCAGGRRGSAAGAPGRPAGRGGQWQGVTRAQRGRAATRATRPADRPRAPGPGAVPSGARGPPPLGCPGGAQGLADSILLAPAPPPFAGPRPARLGGGKERRGRHCGAAPSHPARCPLPPPTMDVRAAAPRPRCRVGGCGERGRPGRAGARRGGAALSAPSPPPPVEMGGEGAVGGGVLVRGGRRGARPARARAR